From Brassica oleracea var. oleracea cultivar TO1000 chromosome C3, BOL, whole genome shotgun sequence, a single genomic window includes:
- the LOC106330506 gene encoding uncharacterized protein LOC106330506 — translation MNGVSEDAFKLKLFPFSLGDKAHQWEKTLPSATVTTWDECKRAFLDKFFSTSRTAKIRNEIYGFQQKSLERFSEAWERFKGYWSQCPHHGFSKVSLLSTFYREALSQCRNRLDTASNGFFLGRTEEEAEELTKKELKSLQAKLDLLLAENAKQEKMNFVGDQIQEAPPVINEARNEKTMIYEFKNIHAKIDENYSDLNNKYMQLASHLKALENQVASMPSSSKQPMGSLPGKLEKNLKESCNVVFSTTSPKIELSDHEKEEDEIERLVCGTEFGEVERFVVATAEAQIVKDAATKVEATNLQRTEHKADNKLKEVKLEEATKVELSPYDKLPFPQRVLTKAQKMVLSKFRKDLSDVGVKLPEISGMREAHVQMMLINDILDHQAEVAELLDISIMKIDPPIPPKFLPKIKSQGMFTLPCYRGKLTFDDALVDSGASVYILGLGSNKVEIDEQNIVMRKKSPRDLE, via the exons ATGAATGGTGTTTCTGAAGATGCTTTCAAGCTGAAGCTATTCCCTTTCTCTTTGGGAGACAAGGCACACCAATGGGAGAAGACTCTTCCAAGTGCCACTGTCACTACTTGGGATGAGTGCAAGAGAGCTTTCCTAGACAAGTTTTTCTCTACTTCAAGGACAGCTAAGATCAGGAACGAAATCTATGGGTTTCAACAGAAAAGTCTAGAGAGGTTCAGTGAAGCATGGGAGAGGTTCAAGGGCTATTGGTCTCAATGTCCTCATCATGGTTTCAGCAAAGTGAGTTTGCTTAGCACCTTCTATAGAGAAGCTCTATCACAGTGCAGAAACAGACTTGATACTGCTAGCAATGGTTTCTTCTTGGGAAGAACTGAGGAAGAAGCAGAGGAACTG ACAAAGAAAGAGCTGAAGTCTCTCCAAGCCAAGTTGGATCTACTTCTTGCAGAAAATGCTAAGCAGGAGAAGATGAACTTTGTTGGTGACCAGATTCAAGAGGCACCTCCAGTGATCAATGAG GCCAGAAATGAGAAGACCATGATTTATGAGTTCAAGAACATCCATGCAAAGATTGATGAGAATTATTCTGACCTCAACAACAAGTACATGCAACTTGCCTCTCATCTCAAAGCTTTGGAGAATCAAGTTGCTTCTATGCCTTCATCCTCCAAGCAGCCAATGGGGTCTTTACCAGGAAAACTAGAAAAGAACCTCAAGGAGTCTTGCAATGTTGTCTTCTCCACTACTTCTCCAAAGATTGAGCTGAGTGATCATGAGAAAGAGGAGGATGAGATTGAAAGATTAGTATGTGGAACTGAGTTTGGGGAAGTTGAGAGATTTGTTGTAGCCACAGCTGAAGCACAAATTGTGAAAGATGCTGCCACAAAGGTTGAAGCAACGAATCTGCAAAGAACTGAGCACAAGGCTGACAACAAGCTGAAAGAGGTTAAGCTAGAGGAAGCAACTAAGGTTGAGCTATCACCCTATGATAAACTCCCTTTCCCCCAAAGAGTTCTCACCAAAGCTCAGAAGATGGTGCTCTCCAAGTTCAGGAAAGATCTTAGTGATGTTGGGGTCAAGCTTCCAGAAATCTCGGGTATGCGTGAAGCTCATGTCCAGATGATGCTCATCAATGACATTCTAGACCACCAAGCTGAAGTGGCTGAGCTTTTGGACATCTCCATTATGAAGATTGATCCACCAATCCCTCCAAAGTTCCTCCCTAAGATTAAGTCTCAAGGGATGTTCACCTTGCCTTGCTACCGTGGTAAGCTCACTTTTGATGATGCTCTTGTTGATTCTGGTGCAAGT GTTTATATCTTGGGTTTGGGAAGTAATAAAGTTGAGATTGATGAACAAAATATTGTCATGAGAAAGAAAAGCCCTAGGGACCTAGAATAG
- the LOC106328001 gene encoding uncharacterized protein LOC106328001 has translation MMGRRSLVGVGALILILLTTFPSSRALVSSPEANHHYPKAISDLKEAIVKGLGFQSEEVKISGFDVRDALVGHAVSYKFDLEIDKKVLPIKLLEDVNRWEYVDLPIFQVEQPNGLVPMRNKKKSGDVSPVLAPFQLAGPMELWIQDANDMRLSLPYDVDAGVLKKVILGDGAVVTVKGARSVSLRHPIDLPLPLNQSSSEFASGLLSLAEQLRRGASSTDQETPLLSLRIVGPTSLASTSQSPESKLKLKRLAPGLVELSSMSKDKGSSSSSVTTIDGVTTTVLTPREFTTMWPITSINGSNANLLGFEKLLTSVLGPKAQEEGSFKVLKADVAAQTFMKIGFGVERKLREGDLEGLNFPEWRTKPKTMRMHFEVLAKVDGDKVVPENVMRVDPIPLEDTVAQNVITGNVTMSKLLIVQPPPSPFTL, from the exons ATGATGGGTCGCAGATCATTGGTTGGTGTCGGAGCTCTGATTCTGATTCTCTTAACAACGTTTCCATCGTCTAGAGCTTTGGTTTCGTCTCCTGAAGCTAACCATCATTACCCTAAAGCCATCTCG GATTTGAAGGAAGCAATTGTGAAGGGACTTGGGTTCCAATCAGAAGAAGTCAAGATCTCTGGGTTTGATGTGAGGGATGCATTGGTAGGACATGCTGTTTCTTATAAGTTTGATCTTGAGATTGATAAGAAAGTTCTTCCCATCAAGCTTCTTGAAGATGTGAATCGATGGGAGTATGTTGACCTCCCTATTTTCCAAGTGGAACAGCCTAATGGTTTGGTTCCTATGAGGAACAAGAAGAAGTCTGGTGATGTTTCGCCTGTTTTAGCTCCGTTTCAGCTTGCTGGCCCCATGGAACTGTGGATCCAAGATGCTAACGATATGCGTCTTTCACTGCCT TATGATGTTGATGCTGGTGTTTTGAAGAAAGTGATATTAGGAGATGGTGCTGTTGTTACTGTCAAAGGAGCTAGATCAGTTAGTCTGCGCCACCCTATTGATTTGCCACTTCCATTAAACCAAAGCTCCAGCGAGTTTGCCTCTGGTCTTCTCTCATTAGCTGAGCAGCTTCGACGTGGTGCTTCATCAACTGATCAAGAAACCCCACTTCTCTCTCTCCGCATTGTTGGTCCTACTTCCCTTGCATCGACCTCGCAGTCTCCTGAGAGCAAACTCAAGCTTAAGCGCCTTGCGCCTGGACTTGTGGAACTATCCTCCATGTCTAAAGACAAAGGTAGTAGTAGTAGTAGTGTCACAACAATTGACGGTGTTACTACAACTGTCCTCACGCCAAGGGAGTTCACAACCATGTGGCCAATCACTTCAATCAACGGCTCCAACGCTAACTTACTCGGCTTTGAGAAGCTGTTGACCTCTGTTTTAGGTCCCAAAGCTCAGGAAGAAGGTTCTTTTAAGGTGTTGAAAGCAGATGTTGCAGCTCAAACGTTTATGAAGATTGGTTTTGGTGTAGAGAGGAAGCTGAGGGAAGGTGATCTTGAAGGATTAAACTTTCCAGAGTGGAGAACAAAACCCAAAACAATGAGAATGCATTTTGAGGTTCTTGCTAAGGTTGATGGTGACAAGGTTGTGCCAGAGAACGTAATGAGGGTTGATCCTATACCGTTGGAGGATACGGTTGCGCAGAATGTGATTACCGGGAATGTAACCATGTCGAAACTTCTAATCGTTCAGCCTCCTCCAAGCCCTTTCACCTTGTAA
- the LOC106328889 gene encoding probable sphingolipid transporter spinster homolog 2 isoform X2 — MDVVDGGVDRGQNPRATMERDSDDKIAEPSWFSPKKLLFVFCVVNLINYIDRGAIASNGVNGSLGTCTSTGTCSAGSGIQGDFNLSNFQDGVLSSAFMVGLLVASPIFASVAKSVNPFRLIGIGLSIWTLAVVGCGLSFDFWSITFCRMFVGVGEASFVSLAAPFIDDNAPQAQKSAWLAMFYMCIPTGYALGYVYGGLVGSVLPWRAAFWGEAILMLPFAVLGFVIKPLHLKGFAPDDKGKNRTDNLNVLPTGYGFSAVLKDLKLLLVDKVYVTNILGYIAYNFVLGAYSYWGPKAGYNIYKMENADMIFGGITVICGIVGTLSGGVVLDFMDATISNAFKLLSVSTFIGGLFCFAAFCFKSMYAFLALFAVGELLVFATQGPVNFIVLHCVKPSLRPLAMAMSTVSIHIFGDVPSSPLVGVLQDYVNNWRVTALVLTFVLFPAAAIWFIGIFLNSVDRYNEDSEPDAVTRESAIAPLLEEA, encoded by the exons ATGGATGTTGTAGACGGAGGAGTTGATCGGGGACAAAACCCTAGAGCAACTATGGAGAGGGATTCAGATGATAAGATCGCTGAGCCTTCTTGGTTCTCTCCTAAAAA GCTTCTCTTTGTGTTTTGTGTAGTCAACTTGATAAATTATATAGATCGAGGAGCTATCGCAAGTAACGGTGTGAATGGGAGTCTTGGTACTTGCACCTCGACTGGTACATGTTCAGCTGGCAGCGGAATACA GGGGGATTTCAACTTGAGCAATTTTCAAGATGGAGTTTTGTCTTCTGCTTTCATGGTTGGCCTTCTTGTCGCCTCTCCTATCTTTGCTTCTGTAGCCAAGAG TGTTAACCCGTTTAGACTTATTGGAATTGGATTATCCATCTGGACTCTGGCTGTGGTTGGCTGCGGTTTATCCTTTGATTTCTGGTCCATCACATTCTGTCGAAT GTTTGTTGGTGTTGGTGAGGCATCATTTGTAAGCCTTGCTGCCCCATTTATCGACGATAATGCCCCTCAAGCTCAG AAATCAGCGTGGCTTGCTATGTTCTACATGTGTATTCCGACAGGATATGCTCTTGGCTATGTATATGGTGGACTG GTGGGGAGTGTTCTTCCGTGGCGTGCTGCATTTTGGGGAGAAGCTATCCTTATGCTTCCTTTTGCTGTTCTAGGTTTTGTTATCAAACCCTTGCATCTGAAAG GTTTCGCTCCAGATGATAAAGGAAAAAACCGGACAGATAACTTAAACGTTTTACCAACTGGTTATGGGTTCTCAGCTGTCTTGAAAGACTTGAAACTGCTTTTGGTAGATAAGGTTTATGTTACAAACATTCTCG GGTATATTGCTTACAACTTTGTCTTAGGCGCATATTCTTATTGGGGTCCAAAGGCTGGTTATAACATATACAAGATG GAAAACGCTGATATGATATTTGGAGGGATTACAGTTATCTGCGGAATCGTTGGCACATTGTCTGGAGGAGTTGTCTTAGATTTCATGGATGCTACAATCTCAAATGCTTTCAAG CTACTATCGGTTTCAACATTTATAGGAGGGTTGTTCTGCTTTGCTGCTTTCTGTTTCAAGAGCATGTATGCCTTTCTAGCTCTTTTTGCTGTTGGTGAACTTCTCGTCTTTGCCACTCAG GGTCCTGTGAATTTCATAGTTCTCCACTGTGTCAAACCAAGTCTGAGACCACTTGCAATGGCCATGTCTACTGTCTCTATACATATCTTTGGAGATGTTCCTTCCTCACCACTCGTTGGAGTTCTTCAG GACTATGTGAACAATTGGAGAGTGACTGCTCTTGTTCTTACGTTTGTTCTCTTTCCAGCTGCTGCTATTTGGTTCATAG GGATCTTCCTAAACAGTGTGGATCGTTATAACGAAGATTCGGAGCCTGATGCAGTGACCAGAGAATCAGCCATTGCACCCCTTCTCGAGGAAGCATGA
- the LOC106328889 gene encoding probable sphingolipid transporter spinster homolog 2 isoform X1, translating into MDVVDGGVDRGQNPRATMERDSDDKIAEPSWFSPKKLLFVFCVVNLINYIDRGAIASNGVNGSLGTCTSTGTCSAGSGIQGDFNLSNFQDGVLSSAFMVGLLVASPIFASVAKSVNPFRLIGIGLSIWTLAVVGCGLSFDFWSITFCRMFVGVGEASFVSLAAPFIDDNAPQAQKSAWLAMFYMCIPTGYALGYVYGGLVGSVLPWRAAFWGEAILMLPFAVLGFVIKPLHLKGASSKLQNTHTMLLIDLNLFLMSLLVWLPSGFAPDDKGKNRTDNLNVLPTGYGFSAVLKDLKLLLVDKVYVTNILGYIAYNFVLGAYSYWGPKAGYNIYKMENADMIFGGITVICGIVGTLSGGVVLDFMDATISNAFKLLSVSTFIGGLFCFAAFCFKSMYAFLALFAVGELLVFATQGPVNFIVLHCVKPSLRPLAMAMSTVSIHIFGDVPSSPLVGVLQDYVNNWRVTALVLTFVLFPAAAIWFIGIFLNSVDRYNEDSEPDAVTRESAIAPLLEEA; encoded by the exons ATGGATGTTGTAGACGGAGGAGTTGATCGGGGACAAAACCCTAGAGCAACTATGGAGAGGGATTCAGATGATAAGATCGCTGAGCCTTCTTGGTTCTCTCCTAAAAA GCTTCTCTTTGTGTTTTGTGTAGTCAACTTGATAAATTATATAGATCGAGGAGCTATCGCAAGTAACGGTGTGAATGGGAGTCTTGGTACTTGCACCTCGACTGGTACATGTTCAGCTGGCAGCGGAATACA GGGGGATTTCAACTTGAGCAATTTTCAAGATGGAGTTTTGTCTTCTGCTTTCATGGTTGGCCTTCTTGTCGCCTCTCCTATCTTTGCTTCTGTAGCCAAGAG TGTTAACCCGTTTAGACTTATTGGAATTGGATTATCCATCTGGACTCTGGCTGTGGTTGGCTGCGGTTTATCCTTTGATTTCTGGTCCATCACATTCTGTCGAAT GTTTGTTGGTGTTGGTGAGGCATCATTTGTAAGCCTTGCTGCCCCATTTATCGACGATAATGCCCCTCAAGCTCAG AAATCAGCGTGGCTTGCTATGTTCTACATGTGTATTCCGACAGGATATGCTCTTGGCTATGTATATGGTGGACTG GTGGGGAGTGTTCTTCCGTGGCGTGCTGCATTTTGGGGAGAAGCTATCCTTATGCTTCCTTTTGCTGTTCTAGGTTTTGTTATCAAACCCTTGCATCTGAAAGGTGCGTCTTCCAAGTTACAAAACACACACACTATGTTGCTCATAGACTTGAACCTATTTCTTATGAGTCTTCTTGTTTGGTTACCTTCAGGTTTCGCTCCAGATGATAAAGGAAAAAACCGGACAGATAACTTAAACGTTTTACCAACTGGTTATGGGTTCTCAGCTGTCTTGAAAGACTTGAAACTGCTTTTGGTAGATAAGGTTTATGTTACAAACATTCTCG GGTATATTGCTTACAACTTTGTCTTAGGCGCATATTCTTATTGGGGTCCAAAGGCTGGTTATAACATATACAAGATG GAAAACGCTGATATGATATTTGGAGGGATTACAGTTATCTGCGGAATCGTTGGCACATTGTCTGGAGGAGTTGTCTTAGATTTCATGGATGCTACAATCTCAAATGCTTTCAAG CTACTATCGGTTTCAACATTTATAGGAGGGTTGTTCTGCTTTGCTGCTTTCTGTTTCAAGAGCATGTATGCCTTTCTAGCTCTTTTTGCTGTTGGTGAACTTCTCGTCTTTGCCACTCAG GGTCCTGTGAATTTCATAGTTCTCCACTGTGTCAAACCAAGTCTGAGACCACTTGCAATGGCCATGTCTACTGTCTCTATACATATCTTTGGAGATGTTCCTTCCTCACCACTCGTTGGAGTTCTTCAG GACTATGTGAACAATTGGAGAGTGACTGCTCTTGTTCTTACGTTTGTTCTCTTTCCAGCTGCTGCTATTTGGTTCATAG GGATCTTCCTAAACAGTGTGGATCGTTATAACGAAGATTCGGAGCCTGATGCAGTGACCAGAGAATCAGCCATTGCACCCCTTCTCGAGGAAGCATGA
- the LOC106334720 gene encoding protein trichome birefringence-like 12 isoform X1 encodes MEFGSRRTYTTMPSKLRSSRLLLISLLLLLFYSTTLLRRPTTPNLVSPPPCDLFSGRWVYTPETPKPLYDETCPFHRNAWNCLKNRRENMGVINSWRWVPDGCGLSRIDPTRFLGRMRNKNIGFVGDSLNENFVVSLLCILRVADPSAVKWKKKKAWRGAYFPKFNVTVAYHRSVLLAKYNREANEDGVKGAYRVDVDVPADEWINVTSFYDVLVFNSGHWWGYDKFPKETPLVFYRKGKPIHPPLDILQGFEVVVQQMVSYIQRQVPAKTLKFWRLQSPRHFYGGDWNQNGSCLLDKPLDKDQLDLWFDPRNNGVNKEARRINQIIKSELQNTEIKLLDLTHLSEYRADAHPAIWLGKQDAVAIWGQDCMHWCLPGVPDTWVDILAELILGNLKTE; translated from the exons ATGGAGTTCGGATCCAGACGAACCTACACGACGATGCCGTCCAAGCTCCGATCCTCACGTCTCTTACTCATTTCTCTCCTCCTTCTCCTCTTCTATTCCACCACCCTTCTCCGCCGTCCCACCACTCCAAACCTCGTCTCTCCTCCGCCGTGCGATCTCTTCTCCGGCCGATGGGTCTACACTCCAGAAACTCCGAAGCCCCTGTACGACGAGACGTGCCCGTTCCACCGAAACGCTTGGAACTGCTTAAAGAACAGGCGAGAAAACATGGGTGTCATCAATTCGTGGAGATGGGTCCCCGATGGGTGCGGGCTGAGTCGGATTGACCCGACCCGGTTTCTTGGGAGGATGAGGAACAAGAACATCGGGTTCGTTGGGGACTCTCTGAACGAGAATTTCGTGGTTTCGTTGCTGTGTATACTTAGAGTGGCTGATCCGAGTGCTGTCAAGTGGAAAAAGAAGAAAGCTTGGCGTGGTGCTTACTTCCCTAAGTTCAACGTCACTGTGGCTTATCACAGATCCGTTCTTCTCGCTAAATACAA CCGAGAAGCTAATGAAGACGGGGTTAAAGGAGCTTATCGAGTTGATGTTGATGTTCCTGCTGATGAGTGGATCAATGTCACTAGCTTCTACGATGTTCTCGTATTTAACTCTGGCCATTG GTGGGGTTACGATAAGTTTCCTAAAGAGACACCTCTTGTCTTCTACCGAAAGGGAAAGCCGATACATCCTCCTCTTGATATATTGCAAGGGTTTGAAGTTGTTGTTCAACAAATGGTTTCGTATATCCAACGACAAGTCCCGGCGAAGACCCTTAAGTTCTGGCGCTTGCAATCACCGAGGCATTTCTATGGCGGTGATTGGAACCAGAACGGTAGTTGTTTGCTCGATAAACCACTCGACAAAGACCAG CTTGACTTGTGGTTTGATCCCAGGAACAATGGAGTGAACAAAGAAGCAAGAAGGATTAATCAAATTATCAAGAGCGAGCTGCAAAACACAGAGATCAAGCTACTTGATCTGACCCATCTAAGCGAATACAGAGCTGATGCTCATCCTGCTATCTGGTTAGGGAAACAGGACGCGGTGGCGATATGGGGACAAGACTGTATGCACTGGTGCCTACCTGGTGTTCCAGACACATGGGTCGATATCTTAGCTGAACTCATTCTCGGTAACCTAAAAACAGAGTAA
- the LOC106331688 gene encoding uncharacterized protein LOC106331688, translating into MSLRLLHLLPQNTSFNRNLEFRCLLTRPVTRIQCIRREDEDDGIISNRRTRKAKNKKKKTMSDSELAKDLAREIGKANTVSEQRREAMKKSGEILWGEFCKHVGLKEEEMRVKWRKIGEEEKVVLVREFVDEWGVDFQPLSVRSVKEMVEEECLVADKTIEPSSSAMSSFSGLFPGLKRIIGFE; encoded by the coding sequence ATGTCGCTGAGGTTACTTCATCTCCTTCCTCAAAACACTTCCTTTAACCGGAATCTCGAGTTTCGCTGTCTATTAACCCGACCCGTAACCCGGATTCAGTGCATCAGGAGAGAGGATGAAGACGATGGCATCATCAGCAACAGGAGGACGAGGAAGGCCAAGAATAAGAAGAAGAAAACAATGAGCGATTCGGAGCTGGCGAAGGATCTGGCGAGAGAGATCGGGAAGGCGAACACGGTGTCGGAACAGAGAAGAGAAGCGATGAAGAAGAGCGGTGAGATTCTGTGGGGAGAGTTCTGTAAGCATGTGGGTTTGAAAGAAGAAGAGATGAGGGTTAAATGGAGGAAGATTGGAGAAGAAGAGAAAGTGGTTTTGGTTAGAGAGTTTGTGGATGAGTGGGGTGTTGATTTCCAGCCTTTGTCTGTTAGATCTGTTAAGGAAATGGTTGAAGAAGAGTGTTTGGTTGCTGACAAAACAATCGAACCTTCTTCTTCGGCGATGTCTTCGTTTTCTGGGTTGTTTCCTGGTCTAAAGAGAATCATAGGCTTTGAGTAA
- the LOC106334721 gene encoding phosphoglycerate mutase-like protein 1 yields the protein MEAGAGIGLYPLHRCKNIYLVRHAQGIHNVDGDKNYKAYMSHDYFDAELTQLGWQQVDNLRKHVRSSGLHKKIELVISSPLMRTMQTAVGVFGGDGYTDMSDVLPLMVANAGNSNRAAISSSNCPPIITEESCREHLGVHPCDQRRSISDYQFLFPAVDFSLIESDEDILWKADVRETIEELAARGKKFLNWLWTRKEREIAIVTHSGFLFHTLNALQNECHPDVKKEICSHFANCELRSMVIVDRSMLGSDVSVTDYPGKIPKGLDLPSDAVVEDNNIKG from the exons ATGGAGGCTGGCGCTGGTATTGGTTTGTACCCGCTTCACCGCTGCAAAAACATCTACCTA GTGAGACATGCTCAAGGGATTCACAATGTTGATGGGGACAAGAACTATAAGGCTTACATGTCTCATGACTACTTTGATGCTGAGTTAACCCAACTTGGCTGGCAACAG GTAGATAATTTGCGTAAGCATGTTCGTTCCAGTGGACTTCACAAGAAGATTGAGTTGGTCATCTCGTCTCCACTCATGAG AACAATGCAAACTGCTGTTGGTGTTTTTGGTGGAGATGGCTACACGGATATGAGCGATGTACTACCTCTAATGGTAGCAAATGCAGGAAACAGCAACCGTGCAGCTATATCGAGTTCAAACTGCCCACCAATCATTACAGAGGAGTCCTGCAGAGAACATTTG GGGGTGCATCCATGCGATCAGAGAAGAAGCATCAGCGACTATCAGTTTCTTTTCCCGGCAGTTGACTTTTCACTG ATAGAAAGCGACGAAGACATTTTGTGGAAGGCTGATGTTAGAGAAACAATCGAAGAACTTGCGGCTAGAGGCAAAAAATTCCTCAACTG GCTATGGACAAGGAAAGAAAGAGAGATAGCGATTGTGACACATAGTGGATTCTTGTTTCACACACTGAATGCTCTACAGAATGAGTGCCATCCAGATGTTAAGAAGGAAATTTGCAGCCA CTTTGCGAATTGCGAGCTACGTTCAATGGTCATCGTTGATAGAAG TATGTTGGGATCGGACGTATCAGTGACTGATTATCCAGGGAAGATTCCAAAGGGGTTAGATCTTCCAAGTGATGCTGTTGTAGAGGATAATAACATCAAAGGTTAA
- the LOC106334720 gene encoding protein trichome birefringence-like 12 isoform X2 — translation MEFGSRRTYTTMPSKLRSSRLLLISLLLLLFYSTTLLRRPTTPNLVSPPPCDLFSGRWVYTPETPKPLYDETCPFHRNAWNCLKNRRENMGVINSWRWVPDGCGLSRIDPTRFLGRMRNKNIGFVGDSLNENFVVSLLCILRVADPSAVKWKKKKAWRGAYFPKFNVTVAYHRSVLLAKYNREANEDGVKGAYRVDVDVPADEWINVTSFYDVLVFNSGHWWGYDKFPKETPLVFYRKGKPIHPPLDILQGFEVVVQQMVSYIQRQVPAKTLKFWRLQSPRHFYGGDWNQNGSCLLDKPLDKDQEQWSEQRSKKD, via the exons ATGGAGTTCGGATCCAGACGAACCTACACGACGATGCCGTCCAAGCTCCGATCCTCACGTCTCTTACTCATTTCTCTCCTCCTTCTCCTCTTCTATTCCACCACCCTTCTCCGCCGTCCCACCACTCCAAACCTCGTCTCTCCTCCGCCGTGCGATCTCTTCTCCGGCCGATGGGTCTACACTCCAGAAACTCCGAAGCCCCTGTACGACGAGACGTGCCCGTTCCACCGAAACGCTTGGAACTGCTTAAAGAACAGGCGAGAAAACATGGGTGTCATCAATTCGTGGAGATGGGTCCCCGATGGGTGCGGGCTGAGTCGGATTGACCCGACCCGGTTTCTTGGGAGGATGAGGAACAAGAACATCGGGTTCGTTGGGGACTCTCTGAACGAGAATTTCGTGGTTTCGTTGCTGTGTATACTTAGAGTGGCTGATCCGAGTGCTGTCAAGTGGAAAAAGAAGAAAGCTTGGCGTGGTGCTTACTTCCCTAAGTTCAACGTCACTGTGGCTTATCACAGATCCGTTCTTCTCGCTAAATACAA CCGAGAAGCTAATGAAGACGGGGTTAAAGGAGCTTATCGAGTTGATGTTGATGTTCCTGCTGATGAGTGGATCAATGTCACTAGCTTCTACGATGTTCTCGTATTTAACTCTGGCCATTG GTGGGGTTACGATAAGTTTCCTAAAGAGACACCTCTTGTCTTCTACCGAAAGGGAAAGCCGATACATCCTCCTCTTGATATATTGCAAGGGTTTGAAGTTGTTGTTCAACAAATGGTTTCGTATATCCAACGACAAGTCCCGGCGAAGACCCTTAAGTTCTGGCGCTTGCAATCACCGAGGCATTTCTATGGCGGTGATTGGAACCAGAACGGTAGTTGTTTGCTCGATAAACCACTCGACAAAGACCAG GAACAATGGAGTGAACAAAGAAGCAAGAAGGATTAA